One Campylobacter sp. RM16192 genomic region harbors:
- the nhaA gene encoding Na+/H+ antiporter NhaA, which yields MSGIKGGIKKFLQHQASSGIILMIATVLALICQNTFLSHFYNEFLRTPFSVSFGEYGLNKPLILWVNDGLMAVFFFLIGLELKREVIEGELRDPAQIGLPIIGAVGGVILPAIIFWMFTKDDSFALRGWAIPTATDIAFALGILSLLGSRVPTSLKVFLMTLAIIDDLCAIVIIALFYTSKLSLASLLISGSCLVVLFALNRLGVKSKIAFLVVGLILWVSVLKSGVHATIAGVVAAFFIPLSFKDEPNKSMLKNIEHDLHGWVAFAILPIFAFVNAGVSLKGIDIAHILSPVPLGTILGLFIGKQIGVFSFSFLAIKFGFAGLPDKATYKQLYGVAILCGVGFTMSLFVNGLAYHDSDAFAHTDKLAILLGSFISGVIGYIMLRFTTSPNASNND from the coding sequence ACAGTACTTGCACTAATCTGTCAAAATACTTTTTTAAGTCATTTTTATAATGAGTTTTTACGTACTCCTTTTAGTGTAAGCTTTGGCGAATACGGTCTAAATAAACCATTAATTCTTTGGGTTAATGATGGTCTTATGGCAGTATTTTTCTTCCTTATAGGACTTGAGCTTAAGCGTGAGGTTATAGAGGGAGAGTTAAGAGATCCAGCTCAAATAGGACTTCCTATAATAGGCGCTGTTGGTGGAGTTATATTGCCGGCTATAATATTTTGGATGTTTACAAAAGATGACAGTTTTGCTCTTAGAGGATGGGCTATACCTACAGCTACAGATATAGCATTCGCTCTTGGGATTTTAAGTCTGCTTGGCTCAAGAGTGCCAACTAGTCTTAAGGTCTTTTTGATGACCCTAGCCATTATAGACGACCTCTGTGCAATCGTTATCATAGCCTTATTTTACACAAGCAAACTAAGCTTGGCTTCACTACTTATCTCGGGAAGCTGTCTAGTAGTGCTTTTTGCATTAAATAGACTGGGGGTTAAGAGTAAAATAGCCTTTTTGGTTGTCGGTCTAATACTTTGGGTAAGTGTTCTAAAATCAGGCGTTCACGCAACTATCGCAGGCGTTGTGGCTGCATTTTTTATACCTCTTAGTTTTAAAGACGAGCCAAACAAATCTATGCTAAAAAATATAGAACATGATCTTCACGGCTGGGTAGCATTTGCTATCTTGCCTATATTTGCTTTCGTAAACGCAGGTGTTTCACTTAAAGGCATAGATATAGCGCATATCCTATCGCCTGTGCCTCTTGGTACTATCCTTGGACTATTTATAGGTAAGCAAATCGGAGTATTCAGCTTTAGCTTCTTGGCTATAAAATTTGGGTTTGCAGGACTACCAGATAAAGCAACCTACAAACAACTATATGGAGTAGCGATACTTTGTGGGGTCGGCTTTACAATGAGTCTATTTGTAAACGGACTCGCATATCACGACTCAGACGCTTTCGCACATACCGATAAGCTAGCTATCTTATTAGGATCATTTATATCAGGTGTTATAGGCTATATAATGCTTAGGTTCACAACTAGCCCAAATGCAAGCAATAACGACTAA
- a CDS encoding ABC transporter substrate-binding protein has product MKFFIYILMIFNLAFAKDFLVKDMRGVDVKISDSLTKIATIDDGFVEGVMTHLGVIDKVKVIGSWSMKRDYKYSFTKISGETYTLRGWNTMKYLHPWLNDLPCINSPQGNVINFEELANTNPQLVILRVGDCTLRGSNKDAVDKTISTIEALGLPLVVIYAPKGTEIATMKDEMRVLGEIFGQKEKALKLFDYLNKTQILIEERTKNLKDSEKVTMLYMGLNPNVRKNGGVATAFGVNTPESFIIEGIANAKNAFRGDGTNIILSTEQLYAINPDAIVLPTSNGYHPASELLDSPDFEKLGELKAVQNKRVYAMPWSPMNCARRVEYPIDMLIIAKAAYPKLFSDIKVHEFVLKFYKDVYGVDEATAKALRSEQILDWTVEDDF; this is encoded by the coding sequence ATGAAGTTTTTCATTTATATTTTAATGATTTTCAATCTGGCATTTGCTAAAGATTTTTTAGTAAAAGACATGCGTGGAGTAGATGTCAAAATTTCTGACTCTCTTACAAAAATAGCTACTATAGACGATGGCTTTGTAGAGGGAGTAATGACACACCTTGGAGTTATAGATAAGGTCAAGGTAATAGGCTCATGGTCTATGAAGAGAGATTATAAGTATAGCTTTACTAAAATTTCAGGTGAAACATATACTCTTCGTGGCTGGAATACGATGAAATATCTTCATCCTTGGCTTAATGACCTACCTTGTATAAACTCTCCTCAAGGGAATGTTATAAATTTCGAAGAGCTTGCAAATACAAATCCGCAGCTTGTAATACTAAGAGTTGGAGACTGCACCCTAAGAGGCTCAAATAAAGATGCCGTTGATAAAACTATCTCTACTATAGAGGCTCTTGGATTACCGCTTGTAGTAATTTACGCTCCAAAAGGTACCGAAATTGCAACAATGAAAGATGAGATGAGAGTGTTGGGCGAAATTTTCGGACAAAAAGAAAAGGCTTTAAAGCTCTTTGACTACCTAAATAAAACTCAAATTTTAATAGAAGAGAGAACTAAAAATTTAAAAGATAGCGAAAAAGTAACAATGCTATACATGGGACTTAACCCAAATGTACGCAAAAATGGCGGCGTAGCCACTGCGTTTGGAGTCAATACCCCGGAATCATTTATTATAGAAGGTATAGCAAATGCCAAAAACGCATTTAGGGGCGATGGAACTAACATTATCTTAAGCACTGAGCAACTTTATGCAATAAATCCTGATGCGATAGTGCTTCCTACCTCAAACGGCTATCATCCTGCAAGCGAGCTTCTGGACTCTCCTGACTTTGAAAAGCTTGGCGAGCTAAAAGCGGTGCAAAACAAGCGCGTATATGCGATGCCTTGGTCGCCGATGAACTGCGCTAGACGCGTCGAATACCCTATCGACATGCTAATCATCGCAAAAGCTGCGTATCCAAAGCTATTTAGCGACATCAAGGTTCATGAGTTCGTGCTTAAATTTTATAAGGACGTTTATGGCGTAGATGAGGCTACGGCTAAGGCGCTAAGAAGCGAGCAAATTTTAGACTGGACCGTGGAAGATGACTTCTAG
- a CDS encoding FecCD family ABC transporter permease — MTSSERAKSKFKSKYVFLIFLVAMLAVCMVAALMLGDYKISVSKIIGVLGLKLFDLEASGISRMDQIVVFDIRMPRILTAAIIGFALSNAGAVYQACFRNPLVEPFILGASSGAALGAAFGIIFAGFFLSITASAFVFSLLAVFLSYTLARNGGIVPVVGLILSGVIVGSIFSAGVSIIKYVSEDAQLREITFWMMGGLYYSKWDALGEILAVVAMCFAVLSALSWKLNLLSLGDNQAKSLGINPEKYKFIFIVIATLMTATCVANVGIIAWIGLIMPHVARLLIGPDNRWVLPIAGLLGAIYLLICDTLARTITMAEIPVGIITSLVGAPFLIVLLRSKAKELLK, encoded by the coding sequence ATGACTTCTAGCGAGCGTGCTAAGTCAAAATTTAAATCAAAATATGTATTTTTAATATTTCTTGTCGCGATGCTTGCCGTTTGCATGGTAGCAGCACTCATGCTTGGGGATTATAAAATTTCCGTCAGCAAGATAATCGGCGTGCTTGGACTTAAGCTTTTTGATTTAGAGGCTTCAGGTATCAGCAGGATGGATCAGATCGTAGTTTTTGACATCAGGATGCCTCGAATTTTAACCGCAGCGATTATCGGCTTTGCCTTATCAAATGCAGGCGCCGTGTATCAAGCCTGTTTTAGAAATCCGCTTGTCGAGCCGTTTATCCTAGGAGCCAGCTCGGGAGCTGCGCTTGGAGCGGCATTTGGGATTATATTTGCTGGATTTTTCCTAAGCATAACGGCAAGCGCTTTTGTGTTTTCACTTTTGGCGGTATTTTTATCATACACATTAGCGCGAAACGGCGGCATAGTGCCTGTGGTGGGGCTTATACTTTCAGGCGTGATCGTAGGCTCGATATTTTCGGCAGGTGTTTCTATCATCAAGTATGTAAGCGAGGATGCGCAACTTCGAGAGATAACGTTTTGGATGATGGGTGGGCTATACTACTCCAAATGGGACGCGCTTGGCGAAATTTTAGCAGTCGTTGCGATGTGTTTTGCGGTTTTAAGCGCGCTTTCTTGGAAGCTAAATTTGCTCTCTTTAGGGGATAATCAAGCAAAAAGCCTCGGTATAAATCCCGAAAAATACAAATTTATCTTTATCGTCATAGCTACGCTCATGACTGCAACCTGCGTGGCAAACGTCGGCATAATCGCATGGATAGGGCTTATCATGCCGCATGTGGCAAGGCTTTTAATTGGGCCTGATAATCGCTGGGTGCTACCGATAGCGGGGCTTTTGGGCGCGATTTATCTGCTTATATGCGACACCTTAGCGCGCACGATAACGATGGCTGAAATTCCCGTTGGTATCATCACTTCGCTTGTGGGCGCGCCGTTTTTGATAGTGCTTTTAAGAAGCAAGGCAAAGGAGCTTTTAAAATGA